gttttcatttctcttaaattacttttaaaccCATAGCTTTTGCACTGAACCAGTACAGTTCATTTTTGTGTTTTACTTGAATGTTATTggaaaaaatagatatttttgtTAGTTAATGAATCAACTAATATCAAGTAAAACATCTGTACCAGTATTTGCTCATATTTTTAATGTTCACTTGTTTGTTAGGTCATGTGTGTGATGATACTGACACATGCAATacaactttagattttactaATGCATCttaatgtaaattttaatgtttaataagtGACCATAAATGTAGCCCTGCTAGCATGAGCTTCTCATGGCTCTATAGATTTTATCAGGGTGTCCGTGGCGtcttaaatgtcttttaaaactaattttaagcaattaaagtcttaaatctactgaaatattgtattgtaggtcttaaatctttttaacagCTCTTAGTTTCCCCTTGTTCATGTAAAGCTACTCAATCTGTCCAACACCCATACAATcgccaacaatccatctcaatcaaacttttcatttttaaaaattacacttttaactctatttaccataaTGGTTTAGTTATCTTAATTAGTAAAGTTCTCTGTGTATTTACTAAGGATTCTGACCTGAtctgtgtttttattaataaattataataattgttgcatcattaaatgtattaaattttaatgtttttttttctagggCAAGTGGAAATCTTTTTCAACTGGGATATTCAGTTAAAACCCTTAGCATTTAGCCTGTATAAATCAAAAATTTCATTCAGAATGGTCCTAAAAAGTCTGTAACTTGGtgtaacctgcagaaaccctgtttattCTGCCAGTGTTAAAAGTAAACGGCACACTGCAGATTCACGAGCTGAAATTTAAGCATAGAGTTCCAGTATTTTCCTGAATCTCACTGAAGTCGGTCTTTGTTCACTTCTTATTTTCCAGTTTGTAAACTCGCTGCCATCTGTTGGTTAGTTATAAAATGACTACTTTCTCTTTCATTTAAAGAGAAGGAATATTTGTTGTGGATGGAGCTTTTTAGATTGAAAAAAGTACATGCATGAGTGTCTGATGGTAAATCTTTCCACTGAGGTAGTGGTTACATGTAGCCACCTGCCTTAATggacttttgtttctttttttaatgtattagatTTTATCCAGTGAAATATCTTGATTTGATATTCAAAAGCTAATGTACTCTACAAAACTAATTTTGCTCTTGATGAGTGTGATTTTTGGGTCGTTTAAAATGAATCTATTCAGATTTCTGAaaagatttttgtaaaaataaaaaacccaaGCATTGGACAGTTTGTCTTCCATTTCAATTGAGTTTTTCGCCACATTGACAATTTTGTCtgtggtttttaaaaacaatttgccAAACCACTGTGAAATTCAACCCTGTTTAAAGTACTAGTGAAGTGTgtcttaaaaagtgttatttaattCAGTTTTGCTTTGAGTATTATAGCTTTTGTTCTTGGATTTATGGAGCTTTTAAAGTTAATCATTGCCATTTGTGATCAATGTAGGAGTATATTATCCAATCATCATCAGTGGTGAAGAAATAATGTCAGAACCAGGAAGAGCAATTCGCTGTGCCTtcatttcctttctttttttccaatttaagaGCAAAAAATCTATGGTGTAACTTGATAATTTTTTGATGTTATGGACTACAATATGAATTAGACACGTAATGGATTTTGAAACTGTACTCAatcatgtactgtatatttatgACTAGTGCAGTGCTCTCAAACGATTGATCACatccaaaaataaatgtttgttatatatatatatatatatatatatatatatatatatatatatatatatatatatgtgtgtgtgtatgtatatgtatatatgtgtgtatatatatatatatatatatatatatatatatatatatatatatRTGTRtatatatatatatatatatatatatatatatatatatatatatatatatacacacacacacacacactttttaaaattattctgcAATATACTGCGATagaaatacaatttcactagacaaccatctctatttggaaataataattaaatttggattgactgggatgattttGTCGGAGTGCGTATTTGTAAACTATaggaaacaatctacaagcatcaATAAATTCAATCCTGGAAAAGATACAGATTAAATGAACCGTATTGTTTTCTAAGGAGTCAAACCGAATTATTAAGGTATACAGGAATTGCATAAAcgaatgtaaaataatattgtgtagtcttcgttttataaacaaatcaataaaattaaatcatttattaatttggaaAAGTTACTAAATTTCTTAGTTTCTTATGccagaatgcttttaaaaccctcacacagtcaaAGGCCTCAAAAAAACAACTGtgaaatttttaattataatccagactcaatatTGCGCTTACttacaatgtgactattgcgaatgataaTGCTAATAATGATGCTAATACTGTGTATATAAACATATGCATGACTCTTGTATAAATATtggtttatatgtatgtgtgtgtttataatttACATATATACACTGTACATACAAACATGTATATATTACataatacaaacttttatcttggatgtGACGCAGTGTGATTTTTTTTCGTTTGACATCACTAAACTAGTGACTAGATATGAAAGGTTATGGTTCAATTCTGTTCAGGTTATTTTGTAGCACAATGGTATTGTGAAATTGCGATTTCCTCAGGCGTTTACTCAAAAACCATTAAAGGAAGTTAAAGGAAGCCTGTAAATTAGACATCTGCACTTTACTTAATCTAGCCACTATAAAAGCCCATTTGCTTGTATAAAGTTGTGTTTTTAACCTATTTGATTACTAGCGGATGGCAGTGAATGCAGGAGTAAATGAGTTTAAACCATTTTAATCTCCTGTTTGACTTGCAGaggtaaaaaaatgcatttgattaaTTTCTTTGATAGAAAATCATACGACAAAAACTGCaaatttatgttactttaacttattttaataagtaaatcaggttttaacaatttatgcaaagtttaacttaTTATTTTGCTTGAATGCTTGAACGTTTCTAATCATCTCAACTTAATTtatatcagtcaaactgactaacaATATTAAGGCAGCAAGACTTTTCTATGTAAACGCTTGTGTGGTCAAATGTGTCCAACTATAATGACCCAACATGTAGTCATTATGGGATGTGTCGAGAGAAAGTTGATGGTTTACGACTAAAACCATCCTACACCTTGTTTCACTTTCTCTTCCTCCAAAGCAGTGTAACACAAGTCCTCCTGTGAAAGTGAATAAGTGATGAGGGTTTGATGAAATAAATGGGAAGGTTCTTCCTGAAACCCGAACACAAGATCTAACAAAAGAGCGCAGCTGAACATGTCCATACCAGGTGGGATTGCTAATGTTTCAGCTGACGGCTTGCCATTCTgctgtcatttactcacactccacTTGTTCCAACTAGAGTTTCTTTATATTGTTGAACACAgaggaagatgttttgaagaatgtttgaaactatCATTCTTGGTAGGAAAACTATacacattcaccggccactttattaggtatgcctgtccaactgctcactAGCGTTAATTGGGCATCGTGTGAACACCACagcctgagtattgctgctgaccatgtccatcactttgACCGCAGTGTctccattttctgatggctacttccagaaggATAGCGTGCtttgtcataaagcgcaaatcatctcagactggtttctcgaacatgacaatgagtttactgtactcaaatggcctccacagtcacctggtctcaattcaatagagcacctttgggatgttttggatgggagatttttttttaactaaaatgtattagtgtaaacagggcctcaaaCTCAGACCTCTCGCCCTGCTAATGGGAGGGAGCctagggctcgaggatcttataagctcagggctctctcaggGAGCTTTAGTTGTGAGTGTTTCTACCTTGAATGTCCGCAAGAGTCAACTTGACCAATGCTACTTTTTCCtgtgtatttaaatatgaatGCCCTTGTTGCATATCAATATTCATGAGGTTCCGATGGTGAAAACATACCTGCGTCAGTTCAAACCTGTCTTTcagaaacagcattttttttattgcagtgaAAAAGCTTTACTCTCCTGCTTGCTGGACGAATTGACATACACACCCTAGAGAGGTGCTGTAGGCTTGATTACTAAAAAGATCGCATTTTTAGGATAATGACTGTATAATAAATGACGAAAGACTTTCAAATCTTAATTATAAAGTCTCAAAAGAGGCTTCGAATGTAAATATAACGTGATAAAGATTCAATTTGCTTCAGAATGAACATTATGGCTATTCTAGTAGTTAAATACTACTAAGTAGTACtaagagctacgcatcgatgaatttgctcttcagtgtttggactctctaatgattttaaatcacactgaactgagctaaactgaactgaacttaaacactaaaaactgaactacactgttccagttactatgaccatttatgtgaagctgctttgacacaatctacattgtaaaagcgctatacaaataaagctgaactgaattgaattaaatagtgGTTGTTCCACTGCTAATGTCGTGATGTTCTTGTTTTCATAGGTGAATAAGCTTGCCAGTATGCTGCGCTGGAGAGTGTCGAAGGCGGCTGTGTTGAGTGTGTTGTTCGCTCAGGCTGTGACCGTGGGGCTCCTGTATGGCTGGTACAGTCGACCGAATATTCAGAACGTGACTCAGCCTGAGGGAAAGGTGCACGTGCTGCTGCTGTCCTCCTGGAGGTCCGGCTCATCCTTCCTGGGCCAGGTATTCAGCCAGCATCCTGACGTCTTTTATTTGATGGAGCCGGCCTGGCACGTGTGGATGACCATCAACCAATCCGGCGCACGTAGCCTGCGAATGGCGGTACGAGACACGATTCGCAGCATCTTTCAGTGCGACATGTCCGTCATGGATTCATACATCCGCCAGCCCCAGAACATCTCCAACCTGTTCATGTGGAGCCACAGTCGTGCGCTCTGCTCTCCGCCTGCGTGCCTCCAAACGCCGCGCGACCAGATTAGCATCGAACAAGACTGCAAAAAGCACTGCGGGAAAAGCAATTTGAAGCTCGCCGAGTCGGCGTGTCAATCCTACAGCCATGTTGTTTTAAAAGAAGTTCGCTTCTTCGAATTGGAGTCGCTTTATTCGCTACTTCAAGACCCGACTTTGAATGTGCGAATCATCCATTTAGTTCGAGACCCACGAGCGGTGTTTCGCTCCAGAGATCGTTCCTACAAAGCCTTGGTGAAAGACAGCAATATCGTGCTCGAGATGGCAAACATTCCTGAGAAGGATAAACCTTATCGCGTCTTGCAGGAGATTTGCCGCAGTCACGTGCGCATTTACGAGACCGCCATGCTTAAAGCGCCGAGTTTCCTTAAAGGACGCTACAAAATGATTCGCTACGAAGATCTCGTGCACAACACGCAGGCTGAAATCGAGGCCATGTATGAATTCATCGGTCTGGAGATGACCGAAACCCTGCAGGAGTGGATCTACCGCATCACTCACGGTAAAGGCAAGGGAACCAAGAAGGAAGCATTCGATATCACTTCGCGAAACGCCGAGGATGTTTCGATGGCTTGGCGAACCACGTTACCGTTCGAGAAAGTACAGCGTATCCAGGATGTTTGTAAAGGAGCCATGTCCCTGCTGGGATATTCGACGGTGGACAGTGAGAAGGAGCAAAAGATGATGGATTTAGATTTGATGAAGCCACGCGAGCGCTATAAATTCAAATGGCTGC
The DNA window shown above is from Danio rerio strain Tuebingen ecotype United States chromosome 25, GRCz12tu, whole genome shotgun sequence and carries:
- the chst6 gene encoding carbohydrate sulfotransferase 6, which gives rise to MLRWRVSKAAVLSVLFAQAVTVGLLYGWYSRPNIQNVTQPEGKVHVLLLSSWRSGSSFLGQVFSQHPDVFYLMEPAWHVWMTINQSGARSLRMAVRDTIRSIFQCDMSVMDSYIRQPQNISNLFMWSHSRALCSPPACLQTPRDQISIEQDCKKHCGKSNLKLAESACQSYSHVVLKEVRFFELESLYSLLQDPTLNVRIIHLVRDPRAVFRSRDRSYKALVKDSNIVLEMANIPEKDKPYRVLQEICRSHVRIYETAMLKAPSFLKGRYKMIRYEDLVHNTQAEIEAMYEFIGLEMTETLQEWIYRITHGKGKGTKKEAFDITSRNAEDVSMAWRTTLPFEKVQRIQDVCKGAMSLLGYSTVDSEKEQKMMDLDLMKPRERYKFKWLPPKSTTAAKL